ATCTTCAAGCCTCGGCAAGCCTCAGACATGTCATATCTAATTCAAGGTCTCAGCTTCCCTCGTCGCAGATGCGATACGATGGAGTAGCCTCAAATTAGCTCTATGACTCCCGAGCTGCATAGTAGCTGTAGTCCTGATTCAACTTGTAAAACTTCTTGGGCTCGGGCTGTCCACTACCTCCCTCCCACGTGGGAGTCAGCAAGGTCTTGGGCGCGTCATCTCGCTTGTGGTTGTTGAACACGTGCTCAAATGTCTTTGCCCACTGAACACGATTGTTGAGACCTTCGAGGCCCCACAGTTCCTGCAAGAAATGGAGGATTGAGCTGTGGGTGTAGGCGCTATTGTCGGCGTACGAGGTACCGTCATGATGAATTAGAGTGTTGGCGGGGATGTATGGGGAAATGAGGAAAGCAGGGACGCTgagagggatttattagcACAGCCGAGAGAGACTTGGATACGAGTGGATGCGAAGCCGATAGAATGAAGTACTTACCGAACTCCTAGACGAGTAAAGTCGTAGCTGACTTTGTGACCCTCGGACTTGCCGGTAAAGGTCATCTTGTCATCTGGCTGCGGCACATTAATCGGAGTAGGGACGTGGTCGGCAAAGCCACCGTGCTCGTCAAAGTTGATGATAAGGAGGCTGTATGGGGAGATGGTCAGATTCTGGAATTCTCAAGACGAGCTTGTAGACAGTGACAACGGGGGGCCACTAACATATTATCCCAATACTGGGACCGGCGAATCGCATCGTACAAGTGCTTCACCATCTGCTCGCCAGAAGCCATGGGACTGGTTGGGTGCATCGAGTCAATCGTGCAACATTCAGGGTTGATGTACGAGAATGTCGGGAGCGTTCCCTGCTCCAAGTCGCGGTAGAATTCATCTGCATGGGCCAGGTGATCCATTGCGTTGTCTTGTACCCACtgtaaaaaaagaaaagatggaatGAGCATTATTTTCAGTGGGGAGTAGTTTTGAGCATGTTGAATCCTGTAGAGTGCAAATCTCACCTTGTACATGAAAGCATCAACAATGTCGGTCTCGTAGTACTGAGAAGTTAACTTGTTAGCAACACTGTAATTGTACCAAAGCACCTCCATCTTGAGACCTACGTTCTTCCAAGTGACATTCTTCTTGCTAAGCGACTCGAAAATCGAAGTGGCGCAAGTGGTGCCTGTGACATTGTTCCAAAATCCAGCAGACTGATCGGTGTTATCAACAAAGCCACAGCTTGAACCTGAAGTTGCAAACTGTCGGTTTGGGTTCGTTGGGCCCGGGTGCTCGGCGAACTAATCGTGGCGATTTCCCCATTCAATCAGCATGGCTTGTCCTTGGAGACTGGTCTGTCTATAAGTCCGCTGTTTGACTCACGTATGCATCAAAGAATGCAAAGTTCTGTGCCAGTTGGGCCAGAACGGCCGTCTTCTTTTGATCATACGCCTTGATCACAAAGGCAGCATCCCCCGGAGTCGACTTGTATTTCTCGGATTGACGCTCGACAAAGCCGGCCATGTTGGGAACATCGTCCTTGGTGACATTCCACTTGCGGAAGATTTCATAGGTCACTCCGGCGAAGTTGTGATCGGGATCGACAAGGGGGACTTCGGTCTCAAATGGACTAGCACAGATCTCTAAGGGTTCTCCCCATACTGTCCAGTTGGGATTGGTGTATTGATTGCAATAATCGATTTTCCGCAGGTTGTCGATCTTGGGATTGAAATCCCAGAAGCCAGCAATATTGTCAAAGGAATGATTCTCGAGCGTGAGATAGACGACATGCTTGATCTGCAACAACAGATCATTCAGCACCGGTCAGTGATTGGCTGTGAGGGTGTCACTAATTGGACATAATTTTGCGCAGGACTGACATTGTTGCGCAAGCGCTCCCACGTGCGACTGTTCTGATCGGCTGGAAGAGCGGATGTGGCTGCGACGAAGCCAGAGAGTGCCGTGAGCGTCAGGGCCGATTTCATGGTGCCTTAACTAAGTCGAATTGCTGAAATTGATCTTGATACGGTATGACCAATTTTTGCAACTCAAAGATGACGCAAAAAGGACCACCAATATGTGCAGTGGTCTGACATTCTTATATGCACATGCGGAGTCATTGACTAGTATTATGTCTGCTAGTCTCTGATCGTTTCTTCTTGCCCGTATCACGAGCACCTTGCTGTCGGCACCTGCCGCTATGATTATTCAAGAGTATCAGCTTCGAAAGTATTATTCCGTAGCCATGAGTCCACTCGTGACGCTAAAACTGCAAGCGACGGTGGAGATCCAATGCAAGTGGTGGGTCATTGAGAACCGTCGTTGAGATCTGATCCTATCAACGCTTAGAGAGGTCGCACGACCGTTTTTCGTGTACCTGTCCGTGTACCTGTCCGCCACAAGCGTAGACAACGGCCGGTTATTTAGCAGTAGTATGATTGAAGATCACGCCTTGTGCAGCCGGTGATTGAGAAGTAGCTAAGGGGGTGGCGACGATGATGGCAAAAATGCTGGGGCCAAGGACATTTCCACCTTGACACGAGGGAAATTTCCCTTTTCAGCGAATATTTGAAACGACTTGACGGACAACTATGAGCGCGGTCTATTTTTATCTTGCCATTTTGTCTATTGCAACGGTATCAGGGCCATTGCAAGGCGGGTGAAAGCAATCCGCCTGCTAGCGGTCTCCAGCGATAAGAGAGCCCGTGATCCTTGCCGGATGACACGGCAAAAGGATCGAATTTGCACGACTTGTCAGCAAAGGGGGGGCCCGTGCAACTAGTAAACATTTCAATGTCACCGGCTCCATCATAATATTAATGAAGAGAAGGTTTTTGACTCTTGAAAATTAGCCACTCTCAGTCGGTGTCAAGGAACCCCAATCTTTGCCTCGAAAATCACACAATTGCTTCTATTCGAGCATTTGGTTTTGTCTGAGCCTCGACAGAAATGGCAAGAGAGCAAGGTCATTAGTAATTTTGTACTAGTCTGCGAGATCTGACGGTCCGTGTCAAGTACCATCATGTGTGGACAAAAGAGTACCATCCTAGCCCGGTAAATGATTAGTACCACGCCGTACCTCCCAGGTACCCCCTTTTCGCCGGAGCTTGTCCGTTTCGGCAGCACACACGCACAAGGGCCTTCCGACTACTGCGTGGACTTGGTCCGAAGAAGCATTGTGGCCCGGCTGAATCTATCCTGACGAACCAATCTGGCTTGGCTCTGTCGACGCGATTGCAATGCGGCCACGAGGATTGGTGCACTTCCACGATTTAAGCACTAAAGAGCTCCACGGACCTCCTCTCCGGCCCCACCGCTTTCCCTTCCTGACCCACTGACCAGCTGACCCTCCGCGAATCAGAGTGGCACGTGCCTGATCACACCGGCATGGCTGCCAAGCACGTTGTGCCTTAACTGGTTGGGATGCATTGCGATCAGCGGGGCACTTGATGCTCCTCGATCAGCGGCCCTGCCACGGGCTGCAAGGATGGGATTGATTTCTCCGCACCTTCGACAGGGAAAGCCACACTGGAAACGAGAGTGGAAGAGAATGTGACGCTGACAAGCGAGAGGCAAAGGCACATGGTGCTCCATGGCCGCGCAACTTTCATAAGCAGCCTTCGGAAGGATTCCCCTTCCCTTACCTCCGTCTAAACGTACATTGTCGAATTTTGTTTGTACGCGCACGATCCCTTGCTGAAGCATTTCAAGGGGTTGAAAAGTGCTTTGATTCCGAATTGACTAAGAAAACATCCCACCTGTACGCATACGCTCTGCCttacctctctctctctctcgtcagAATGTCGATCACCTCAGCAAGCGGCCTTATGTCACGCTACTCTCAATTATCGGACCACCGGTCGTCAATtgacgatgagaatgagaaagaaatggCATTCAAACTGCAGCACGACGTCGAAGCTGCCGACAATCAACGTCCTCGGTCTGGAGGGGCGGAGAAAAAGGCCTCGCGATGGATTGATGGTCGAACCGTTTCCGATGCAATTATCGGTCTCTCCGATGGCATGACAGTTCCATTCGCCTTAACTGCGGGACTGTCAGCTCTGGGGGACACCAAGGTGGTCGTCTTTGGCGGTATGGCTGAGCTTATCGCAGGCGCCATCTCGATGGGCCTGGGCGGCTACCTCGGTGCAAAGAGTGAAGAGTAAGCAAGAAGGTCCGATGCGGGTATGCTTGGATCCAGAGAGCTAATGTCGGATGTAATAGAGAGTCATACAAGGCTACGTTGAAGGAGACTGAGAACCAGACCATGGTCGATCCCGCCTCAGTGTCGACCACCATTGAGGACATTTTTGAGCCCTATGAGCTCCCTGCTGAGCTGGTTTCTCAACTCACCAACCACCTATCGGCCTCCCCGATGCTCCCATCCTTCCTCATGAACTTTCACCACACTCTACCAGAGCCTTCAGATTCTCGTGCGGTCATTTGCGCCCTCACCATCGCTCTGGGTTACTTCATCGGTGGATTCGTCCCTTTACTCCCCTACTTTTTTGTGGGTCCTGAGGACGCTTTCATCGCACTGCGTTGGTCCATCGCCACGATGGCTATTGCACTGTTCTTATTTGGATATGGAAAGACCTGTTTTGTGAGCGGATGGGCTGGCCGACGAAATATTCGAAAAGGGGTCGTCGGTGGTTTTCAGATGGTCTTGGTCGGTGGTGTGGCTGCCGGTTCCGCGATGGGGCTCGTCAAAGCCTTTCAACTACTGGCCCATGGTTCTGGCCATGCAAAGCAAGATTAAAGGGACACATCCTTTGGCAATTGAACATCATTGAATCATGTGTATATACTTGATGTCCTTTTTTTACGACCGGGGCTTTTGATTATGGCGTTTACGACATGGCGTTTTCATCGGGTTGCTTGGGATACACCGAGGTTTCgtcctctcttttcaaaTGTTCTTCTTGACCCTCATACGTGTATTCAAAACACTAAAGGTGGGATCTATTTTTACTTGCAAAAAAAGCGAACCAAACTTTTCCAATGAAAACCACGCAGCCCGTCATCCAAAAGGCTTCTTAAGTCAACCAAGGGACTTTTTCTGACGAGCAATCGAAAACGTATCGATCAATTGTGgcggaaggagaagaacctCAACCGGAAGCGTACAATTCTCATGATATCCAGATATACACAGAAAGCTCTCCCAGTCTTTGTCATTGTGATTCGATTATGCGCCGGTAGTGCGAGATCAGAGGCGACTCCTCGGAAGATCCCTCATTTTCAACTCGTCATGGACCATTTTCGCCACTCTGCCTCCATCGTCGATCGCACCATCAATGAAGCCCCTCCAACCAAAGGAAGAGTCCGAGCTAGCGAAGAACACATTACCATGCCGCTTTCGTAGCGCTTCCAGATATTTCGTCGTCATTCCAGGCCTTAGCCACTCCCATGCACCGCGGGCAAATTCATCCTGATGCCAGTTATGAAAGACCAGCCTCTGCACTTTCATGTCTGGGTGAAACGCTTCGAATGCTTGTTTGGTAACACTGATATCTTTCTCCGGATCCAAGTGAGCTTCTGGGAGTGAGCTACCGAATGCCACAAGATGAGTGTGACCCGCGGGGGTAGTTCCATCCCCGAACGTGTAGGTGAGTTTGCCTCGAGGGAAATTCGTGGCACCAAGTGAGCGCATTTCGGGATTGGCCACCTCGGCGTGACACTTGACAACCTGGTTGGCGTGCCCCATCATTGAGGCCTCGCGTttgagagaagggagagccGGAGTGAATGCAATAGTGTGCAGCACGTTCAGTGGGACAGTGCATACCGCTCGCCTCGCCTCGAACGTAGCGTCGCCATTCCGAGCGGTGATCACGATATGACTGCCGTTGTCATGAACACTTTTGACCGGAGTTGAAAACGAATAATCTAATCGTCCCGTGTCGATGGCCTCATCGAAAATGCGCCGTGCTAGAGCAGACTGGCCGTCACGAAGTTTGTAGGTGAGTCCAATGGCCATGAAGTCGGTATAGTTGTAGTTCATCAACGCCCACCAGCGCAAGAGCTCGAAAAATGAGGCCTCTTCCCACTTGGCCCCATGGGTGATAGCAAGAAATCCTCCAAACGTGTTCTTCTCCAAAGGCGTCAACTGTGATTCTACCTGAGCCATACGGTCGGCCATGGACAATTGGTCGTATTTCTTCACTCCAGCCATGTTGAGCTCGATGTCGTGGGGGTAGGGAATGACGCTACGACCCAGAACGCCGTCCACGTTGATGAATTTTTTGAAGGCGGACTCGACGATTTCACTCTTTATTTGGAGAAAAATACATTAGCATTGCCAAAGGTGATGGCGATTTTGTCCGAATGCATACCTCTTCATCGTGTGATAATGATACCACTTTGCCATCCAAATTGACTGTGACTCTGGAGCCACCCTCCATGCCTGGTCGTGGCGATACCTCCAATTGATCAATCATTCCATACCGGCGAAGTTCACGCCAAACGAAGGGCTGGTGCCAGTGTACCCAAGTTCCACCCAGCTCGTAAGGGTAGCCATCAATATTGGATGACCAGGAACGGCCGCCGATTCGATCTCGAGCCTCGATTAGTAGTACACTGTTGCCGGCGACTGTCAAGTCACGGCACGTGGTCAGGCCAGCATAGCCAGCACCGACTACGACCACATCGTATCGTTTGCTGTTCTTGAGTCCCTTCTTCGACGGCTGAACAAGGCCGAGGGTGGGGACACCTTGCACCAAGCCTGTGGCGGGAGTCCACTGATAGCCGTCGCGGCTCTTAGGTACGTTGGCCATGGGGTGGTTTCAATGTGTGGATGTGTTCAAGATTTGAGTCAATAGGACTTGATCGAGAGGCGGCAAAAGCCTGGGAATAGTCTATGATTATATAGAATGTTCACTCTGGAGGGCTTGCTTCAATAGATGGAAGTCCTTCTGAACCAGAATATCGATGACCTCGGAATAGAATGTCAAATTCCGAGAGTGGTTCCGAGATAATGCCTTATCTCTAAGCGATCTACCGATGGCGGCGCTGCGAAACTTGCAGTGTAACAGCATGAGTCAAAGGCCTCTCGATGGTCATTTAGcgagataaaaaaaaaggccgccaTGAGATGCTTGTGCATGAATTCAAGCAAATAGAGGTATTCGTTGATCGTGAAACTGTGCAGGTACAGGTTCAGTCTCAATCGTCTACTGCTGGGCAGAATCCAAGCTGTGTTTCCACTCCACCAATCAGTGAGCTCCTTCCGCTAATCTACCCTCGGAATGATCTTTCCGCTTCCGCCTCCGCCACTCGTCCACCGTCGTGATTGTCTCGTTCCGGAGGACTCTACTACTGCAATCCAGGCATGTTTCGCTCCACCATTCCTTAAAGAAATCATATGCTCTAGATATGACAACACCTTCGCCCCAAAGACCTGCGGCCCCTTCGCCTTCGGAACCTCCGAAGAAAAGAGCCAAATACACTCAAATCGCCTGGTCTGGCTACCCCAACGCAATGACTCCAAAAGTTCGTCAATTCATCAATGCTGATTCGTATATTCAGCAATGAGTGCAAACGTCGAAAAATCAAATGCACTGGCGGCAGCCCATGTTCGCGGTGTTCTCGAGGCAAGGTGTTCTGCAGCTACCCTAGCGACCGGACTCCGATTCATGAGACCGAGTTCAAAGATGCACGGTATCGCATTTGTACTCTGGAGTGGTCGTCTGTGATTACTAAAACGGGCTGCAAAGCCTGTCTTACTAATGCTCTTTCAGGGTCGGTTCTCGCTTTGAATCAATAGATCAACAGCTGGAAGAAATGCAGCGAGAAATGCGGACTATGTCTGCTCGTCTACGCCAGCTAGAAGCGTCCAGCCCGAATTCCATCATGCCAGCCAAGACTAACACCCAAAAGGAGCTGAATCGCATTCTGAACGCACCAAAATCGCCAACCTACGTGGGACCGACTAGTGTTGAATTTGGTCTTCGGCACAATCAGCCCTCGTCTCGCCTT
The nucleotide sequence above comes from Penicillium oxalicum strain HP7-1 chromosome II, whole genome shotgun sequence. Encoded proteins:
- a CDS encoding Vacuolar iron transporter cccA is translated as MSITSASGLMSRYSQLSDHRSSIDDENEKEMAFKLQHDVEAADNQRPRSGGAEKKASRWIDGRTVSDAIIGLSDGMTVPFALTAGLSALGDTKVVVFGGMAELIAGAISMGLGGYLGAKSEEESYKATLKETENQTMVDPASVSTTIEDIFEPYELPAELVSQLTNHLSASPMLPSFLMNFHHTLPEPSDSRAVICALTIALGYFIGGFVPLLPYFFVGPEDAFIALRWSIATMAIALFLFGYGKTCFVSGWAGRRNIRKGVVGGFQMVLVGGVAAGSAMGLVKAFQLLAHGSGHAKQD
- a CDS encoding Monoamine oxidase N, translating into MANVPKSRDGYQWTPATGLVQGVPTLGLVQPSKKGLKNSKRYDVVVVGAGYAGLTTCRDLTVAGNSVLLIEARDRIGGRSWSSNIDGYPYELGGTWVHWHQPFVWRELRRYGMIDQLEVSPRPGMEGGSRVTVNLDGKVVSLSHDEESEIVESAFKKFINVDGVLGRSVIPYPHDIELNMAGVKKYDQLSMADRMAQVESQLTPLEKNTFGGFLAITHGAKWEEASFFELLRWWALMNYNYTDFMAIGLTYKLRDGQSALARRIFDEAIDTGRLDYSFSTPVKSVHDNGSHIVITARNGDATFEARRAVCTVPLNVLHTIAFTPALPSLKREASMMGHANQVVKCHAEVANPEMRSLGATNFPRGKLTYTFGDGTTPAGHTHLVAFGSSLPEAHLDPEKDISVTKQAFEAFHPDMKVQRLVFHNWHQDEFARGAWEWLRPGMTTKYLEALRKRHGNVFFASSDSSFGWRGFIDGAIDDGGRVAKMVHDELKMRDLPRSRL